The proteins below come from a single Candidatus Hydrogenedentota bacterium genomic window:
- a CDS encoding RnfABCDGE type electron transport complex subunit B: MAAIGGVLALSLSLASKKFYVFEDPRIDEVEGMLPGANCGACGSPGCRAFAELVVSGTSAPAKCTVSSKDGIAAIAAHLGVAAGDVERRVARLACAGGRHVSWIRAQYKGMSTCRGAALVAGGGKGCAWGCLGLGDCARVCEFGAITMDEHGLPVVDESKCTACGDCVEVCPKSLFSIHPVSHRLWVACKSLQQGELAEAECEVACTGCGRCAADAPGVVSIVNNLAVVDYAKNHGAARDAIERCPTGAIVWIDEKAGPVKGAEAKPISRKSSLPVKPKANVMG; this comes from the coding sequence ATGGCGGCAATTGGCGGCGTATTGGCGCTGTCGCTGTCGCTTGCCAGCAAGAAGTTCTATGTGTTCGAGGACCCGCGCATTGACGAAGTGGAGGGCATGCTTCCGGGGGCCAACTGCGGGGCGTGCGGGAGCCCGGGTTGCCGGGCGTTTGCAGAGTTGGTGGTATCGGGGACGAGCGCGCCGGCGAAATGCACCGTCAGCTCGAAGGACGGGATCGCCGCGATTGCGGCGCATTTGGGTGTTGCGGCGGGCGACGTTGAGAGGCGTGTCGCGCGGTTGGCTTGCGCGGGCGGGCGGCACGTGTCGTGGATACGCGCGCAATACAAGGGGATGAGCACGTGCCGGGGCGCAGCGTTGGTTGCGGGCGGGGGCAAGGGGTGCGCGTGGGGTTGTCTCGGATTGGGAGACTGTGCGCGGGTTTGCGAATTTGGTGCGATCACGATGGACGAGCACGGGCTTCCCGTCGTGGACGAATCGAAATGCACGGCGTGCGGCGACTGCGTCGAGGTGTGCCCCAAATCGCTGTTTTCGATTCACCCCGTCAGCCACCGACTCTGGGTGGCGTGCAAGAGCCTGCAACAAGGGGAGCTTGCCGAAGCCGAGTGTGAAGTGGCGTGCACGGGGTGCGGACGTTGCGCCGCGGATGCACCGGGCGTCGTGAGCATTGTGAACAATCTCGCCGTAGTGGACTACGCAAAAAACCACGGCGCCGCACGGGACGCGATTGAGCGTTGTCCGACGGGCGCGATTGTGTGGATAGACGAAAAGGCCGGGCCCGTGAAGGGCGCCGAGGCCAAACCGATTTCTCGAAAATCATCGCTGCCGGTGAAGCCGAAGGCGAATGTGATGGGATGA